In Polynucleobacter sp. AP-Ainpum-60-G11, one DNA window encodes the following:
- the obgE gene encoding GTPase ObgE produces the protein MKFIDEARIEVIAGQGGAGSASMRREKFIEFGGPDGGDGGKGGSVWATADRNINTLIDYRYAKTHTAKNGEPGRGADCYGRAGDDIELRMPVGTIISDYETGEPIADLTTHGERLCLAQGGVGGWGNIHFKSSTNRAPRQKTNGKEGERRKLKLELKVLADVGLLGMPNAGKSTLITAVSNARPKIADYPFTTLHPNLGVVRVGAERSFVIADIPGLIEGAAEGAGLGHRFLRHLQRTGVLLHLVDIAPFDDNIDPVADAVAIVNELRKYDEALVEKPRWLVLNKVDMIPEEDRKKVVADFIKRFKWKGPVFEISALTGLGCDKLCYSLQDYLDSIRKDRDDEDERAADPRYQEQTQPEDKTPD, from the coding sequence ATGAAATTTATAGACGAAGCTCGTATTGAAGTCATCGCCGGCCAAGGTGGCGCCGGGAGTGCCTCTATGCGCCGCGAAAAGTTTATCGAATTCGGTGGTCCCGATGGTGGCGATGGCGGTAAAGGCGGAAGTGTATGGGCAACTGCAGATCGCAATATCAACACCTTGATCGACTATCGCTACGCTAAAACGCACACCGCAAAAAATGGTGAGCCTGGCCGTGGTGCTGATTGCTATGGTCGCGCAGGCGACGATATCGAGTTGCGTATGCCAGTTGGCACCATCATTTCTGATTACGAAACTGGTGAGCCGATCGCTGACTTAACTACCCACGGTGAGCGTCTTTGTTTGGCGCAAGGCGGTGTTGGTGGTTGGGGAAATATTCACTTCAAGAGTAGTACGAATCGTGCTCCTCGCCAAAAGACGAATGGTAAAGAGGGTGAGCGTCGAAAGCTCAAACTCGAATTAAAAGTACTCGCTGATGTAGGTTTGCTAGGCATGCCGAATGCCGGTAAATCCACTTTGATTACTGCAGTATCTAATGCGCGTCCAAAGATTGCAGATTATCCGTTTACAACTTTGCATCCAAATTTGGGTGTGGTGCGTGTAGGTGCTGAGCGTAGCTTTGTGATTGCCGATATCCCGGGATTGATTGAGGGTGCTGCAGAAGGTGCGGGCTTAGGCCATCGCTTCTTAAGGCACTTGCAGCGCACTGGTGTGCTGTTGCATTTAGTCGATATCGCACCATTTGATGACAATATTGATCCAGTGGCAGATGCTGTTGCTATCGTGAATGAGTTGCGTAAGTACGATGAAGCTTTGGTTGAAAAACCACGCTGGTTAGTGCTAAACAAAGTCGACATGATTCCCGAAGAAGATCGCAAGAAGGTTGTTGCGGACTTTATTAAGCGTTTTAAGTGGAAGGGTCCTGTATTTGAGATATCCGCTTTAACTGGCTTAGGTTGCGATAAGCTGTGCTACTCATTACAAGATTATTTAGACTCTATTCGCAAGGACAGGGATGATGAGGATGAGCGCGCTGCTGACCCACGTTATCAAGAGCAAACTCAGCCAGAAGATAAAACTCCAGATTAA
- a CDS encoding CNP1-like family protein: MMKLSICNLRLSILGLGVTLAIAGCAGDPLESGVDPFAPMVFKEGATAMPLNPPNKSTIQSFYVSERTIFKFAVDTGSILIGNDGITRYIVILTSPNGNSQVQYEGIRCDSFQWRLYGTFENNVWKENPLSSWRAIQSNVPNRYQAALAQGAFCNFDSQEKNIKTIIHSLNPNGFTGGTKPTNSYGLFE; the protein is encoded by the coding sequence ATGATGAAACTCTCTATTTGCAATCTTCGACTTTCAATACTTGGCTTAGGCGTCACTTTGGCTATAGCGGGATGTGCCGGCGATCCCCTTGAGAGTGGGGTTGATCCTTTTGCACCGATGGTTTTCAAAGAGGGGGCAACAGCAATGCCGCTGAATCCTCCCAATAAATCAACCATCCAGTCCTTTTATGTTTCGGAACGTACTATTTTTAAGTTTGCAGTCGACACTGGCTCCATTCTCATCGGTAACGACGGCATTACGAGATACATCGTTATTCTGACCAGCCCAAATGGCAACAGTCAAGTTCAGTACGAAGGCATTCGTTGCGATTCATTTCAATGGCGTCTCTATGGCACGTTTGAGAATAATGTCTGGAAAGAAAATCCTCTTTCGAGTTGGCGTGCCATCCAAAGTAATGTACCTAATCGATACCAAGCTGCATTGGCGCAAGGCGCTTTCTGCAACTTCGATTCACAGGAAAAGAACATCAAAACTATTATTCATTCCCTTAATCCAAATGGATTTACTGGGGGCACAAAACCTACTAATTCATACGGCTTATTTGAATAA
- a CDS encoding RNA pyrophosphohydrolase, translating into MLDREGYRPNVGIVLLNSHNEVFWGKRVGQHSWQFPQGGIQHGESPEQAMYRELHEEVGLLPEHVQIIGRTRDWLRYDVPEEFLRRQHTSKTHRASYRGQKQIWFLLRLVGLDSDIHLRASEHPEFDAWRWVPFWIQLDTVIDFKRDVYQLALSELARYLSRGMRMQQLAWGSPLDLFQSLYGGEEDEPKETKPTDKP; encoded by the coding sequence ATGCTTGACCGTGAAGGGTATCGACCCAATGTCGGCATAGTCCTCCTCAATAGCCATAACGAGGTTTTCTGGGGAAAACGCGTTGGGCAGCATTCGTGGCAGTTCCCGCAAGGCGGGATTCAGCATGGTGAGAGCCCAGAGCAAGCCATGTACCGCGAATTGCATGAGGAAGTTGGCTTGCTACCGGAACATGTCCAAATTATTGGACGAACCAGGGACTGGCTTCGTTATGACGTCCCGGAGGAGTTCTTGCGTCGTCAACATACCTCCAAAACCCATCGAGCCAGCTATCGCGGCCAAAAACAAATTTGGTTTTTACTGCGTTTAGTAGGCTTGGATAGCGATATTCATCTGCGCGCTTCAGAACATCCAGAATTTGATGCTTGGCGCTGGGTTCCTTTTTGGATTCAACTAGACACCGTGATTGACTTTAAGCGTGACGTCTATCAATTAGCCCTATCCGAGCTTGCACGTTACCTATCCCGTGGAATGCGTATGCAACAGCTTGCCTGGGGATCCCCGCTAGATCTATTTCAATCCCTGTATGGGGGCGAAGAAGATGAGCCTAAAGAAACAAAACCGACTGATAAGCCATGA
- a CDS encoding proline--tRNA ligase, with translation MKASQSFLATLKEAPSDAEVVSHKLMVRAGLIRKLSAGIYNYLPLGLKSIRKVENIIREEMNRAGAIELLMPMIQPAELWQETGRWEKMGPELLRIKDRHDRDFLIQPTSEEVVTDLARNEIKSYKQLPVNFYQIQTKFRDERRPRFGIMRGREFSMKDAYSFDRDAEGLKKSYQIMFDAYTRIFKRMGLRFRAVTADNGAIGGSGSQEFHVIADTGEDAIVYCPSSDYAANLEAAESVSLIGTRAAATQAMTKVATPDQTNCADVAKFLKLPIEQTVKSLLFAADQEEGPAKLFMVLVRGDHELNEIKASKIPGMAESRFASEAEIKQACNAPAGYLGPVGIDAAVTVVADRTVANMADFICGANDAGYHLTGVNWGRDLPEPLVMDLRNAVIGDPSPDGKGVVDICRGIEVGHVFQLGTRYSEAMGCTYLDQQGKAQPMVMGCYGIGVTRLLGAAIEQGNDERGIIWPISMAPFEVVICPMGYEKSEAVKAAADQLHDELIAAGVDVVLDDRGERPGAMFADWELIGVPFRVVIGDRGLADAQVEFKGRTDAESENIPLPEIKAKVISAIEAAKKLVS, from the coding sequence ATGAAAGCTTCACAGTCATTTCTCGCCACGCTAAAAGAAGCCCCTTCCGACGCTGAGGTGGTTTCGCACAAACTCATGGTGCGTGCCGGTTTAATTCGCAAGCTCAGCGCGGGCATTTATAACTATTTGCCTTTGGGTTTGAAGTCCATTCGCAAAGTGGAAAACATCATCCGCGAAGAAATGAATCGCGCAGGTGCCATTGAGTTACTTATGCCTATGATTCAGCCTGCAGAGTTATGGCAAGAGACCGGTCGTTGGGAGAAGATGGGGCCAGAGTTGCTCCGCATCAAAGACCGTCATGACCGTGACTTTTTAATTCAGCCGACCTCTGAAGAGGTGGTGACCGATTTAGCGCGCAATGAAATCAAGAGTTACAAACAGCTCCCTGTGAATTTCTATCAAATTCAAACGAAGTTCCGTGATGAACGTCGTCCACGTTTTGGAATTATGCGTGGGCGCGAGTTCAGCATGAAAGATGCTTATTCATTTGATCGCGATGCCGAGGGATTGAAAAAGTCTTACCAAATTATGTTCGATGCCTACACCCGAATTTTCAAACGTATGGGTTTGAGGTTTCGTGCAGTAACGGCGGATAACGGCGCTATTGGTGGATCAGGTAGTCAAGAGTTCCATGTAATTGCTGATACTGGTGAAGATGCGATTGTGTATTGCCCGAGCTCTGATTACGCTGCCAATCTCGAAGCTGCTGAATCAGTCTCATTGATTGGGACCCGCGCGGCCGCAACTCAAGCAATGACAAAGGTCGCAACCCCAGATCAAACAAATTGTGCTGACGTGGCCAAGTTTTTAAAGTTGCCGATCGAGCAAACTGTGAAGTCACTTCTGTTCGCTGCAGATCAAGAAGAGGGCCCAGCTAAATTATTTATGGTGCTGGTGCGCGGTGACCACGAACTCAATGAAATTAAGGCTAGCAAGATTCCTGGTATGGCAGAGTCACGCTTTGCTAGCGAAGCTGAAATCAAACAAGCCTGTAATGCGCCAGCGGGCTATTTAGGGCCGGTTGGTATTGATGCTGCGGTAACCGTGGTTGCAGATCGTACTGTTGCCAATATGGCTGACTTTATATGCGGTGCTAATGATGCTGGTTATCACTTAACTGGCGTGAACTGGGGCCGTGATTTGCCAGAGCCTTTGGTGATGGATTTGCGTAATGCTGTAATCGGCGATCCTTCCCCTGATGGAAAGGGTGTTGTCGATATCTGTCGTGGTATTGAAGTGGGCCATGTATTTCAACTGGGTACGCGTTATTCAGAGGCGATGGGTTGTACTTATCTTGATCAGCAGGGCAAGGCACAACCGATGGTGATGGGTTGCTATGGCATTGGCGTCACTCGTTTGTTAGGCGCTGCAATTGAGCAAGGTAATGACGAGCGCGGAATTATTTGGCCGATTTCAATGGCGCCATTTGAAGTAGTGATCTGCCCAATGGGTTACGAAAAATCCGAAGCTGTCAAAGCTGCCGCAGATCAATTGCATGATGAGTTAATAGCTGCTGGAGTGGATGTAGTGCTCGATGATCGTGGAGAAAGACCGGGCGCGATGTTTGCTGACTGGGAATTAATTGGCGTTCCATTCCGTGTGGTGATCGGTGATCGTGGTCTTGCAGACGCCCAAGTGGAATTTAAAGGCCGCACCGATGCTGAATCAGAAAATATTCCACTGCCAGAAATTAAAGCAAAAGTGATTTCTGCAATTGAGGCTGCCAAGAAACTCGTTTCTTAA
- the ffh gene encoding signal recognition particle protein, which yields MLENLTDRLSRVVKTMRGQARLTEANTAEMLREIRLALLEADVALPVVKSLLEQIKFKALGEEVVGSLSPGQALVGVVQRELAQVMRGDTSQSGELNLATQPPAVILMAGLQGAGKTTSVGKLAKFLQEKKKKKVLTVSCDVYRPAAIEQLETVTKQVGAEFFPSDINQKPSEIATAALDWARRHYFDVLLVDTAGRLGIDEALMQEIKTLHANLNPVETLFVVDAMLGQDAVNTAKAFHEALPLTGVILTKLDGDSRGGAALSVRQVTGVPLKFIGVAEKMDGLEAFDADRMANRILGMGDILALVEQAQQNVDVAKAEKLASKISKGGFDLGDFRDQLAQMQQMGGMASLMDKLPSHMAQAASKTNLSAADKQTKRMRGIIDSMTPKERAKPELLKATRKRRIAAGAGVEVQEVNRLLAQFEQMQTMMKQFKGGKMARTMASMAAKGAAKGIGGLFKK from the coding sequence ATGCTAGAGAATCTCACCGACCGCCTATCTCGTGTTGTTAAAACAATGCGGGGGCAAGCCCGCCTTACTGAAGCAAATACCGCAGAAATGCTGCGGGAGATCCGCCTGGCCTTATTGGAGGCGGACGTTGCGCTTCCCGTCGTTAAATCTTTACTAGAACAAATTAAATTTAAAGCCCTTGGCGAAGAAGTGGTTGGTAGCCTCAGTCCAGGCCAAGCACTGGTAGGCGTTGTGCAGCGTGAACTTGCTCAAGTCATGCGTGGCGATACTTCACAAAGCGGTGAACTCAACTTAGCCACTCAACCACCAGCAGTAATTTTGATGGCGGGCTTGCAGGGTGCAGGTAAAACGACTTCGGTTGGTAAGTTGGCCAAGTTTTTGCAAGAGAAAAAGAAAAAAAAGGTATTGACCGTTTCTTGTGACGTCTATCGCCCGGCGGCTATAGAGCAGCTAGAAACCGTTACCAAACAAGTTGGGGCTGAGTTTTTCCCAAGCGATATCAATCAAAAGCCCAGTGAGATTGCTACGGCAGCTTTAGATTGGGCTCGGCGCCATTACTTTGATGTTCTCTTGGTTGATACAGCCGGTCGTTTGGGTATCGATGAAGCACTTATGCAAGAAATCAAAACATTGCATGCCAATCTCAATCCGGTAGAAACACTATTTGTAGTTGACGCGATGTTGGGCCAAGACGCCGTTAATACAGCCAAGGCCTTCCATGAAGCACTCCCACTGACGGGTGTAATTCTGACTAAGCTTGATGGTGATTCACGCGGTGGTGCTGCGCTTTCAGTGCGACAAGTTACTGGCGTGCCACTAAAGTTCATTGGTGTTGCCGAAAAGATGGATGGCCTCGAAGCATTCGATGCCGACCGGATGGCAAACCGTATTTTGGGTATGGGCGACATCCTTGCCCTAGTTGAGCAAGCCCAACAAAACGTTGATGTTGCCAAAGCAGAAAAGTTAGCAAGCAAAATTTCTAAAGGTGGGTTTGATCTCGGCGACTTCCGCGATCAACTGGCGCAGATGCAACAGATGGGTGGTATGGCTAGCTTGATGGATAAGTTGCCAAGTCACATGGCCCAAGCAGCATCCAAAACCAATTTAAGTGCTGCCGATAAGCAAACTAAGCGTATGCGCGGAATCATCGACAGCATGACGCCAAAAGAGCGTGCGAAACCGGAATTACTGAAAGCCACTCGTAAGCGCCGTATTGCTGCTGGTGCAGGCGTTGAAGTTCAGGAAGTGAATCGTCTATTGGCGCAGTTTGAACAAATGCAAACCATGATGAAACAATTCAAGGGCGGCAAAATGGCGCGCACCATGGCATCCATGGCAGCTAAAGGAGCCGCCAAAGGTATTGGCGGACTCTTTAAAAAATAA
- a CDS encoding inner membrane protein YpjD produces MESSAFTGLVQAFILLILLVHGIQLHDSVFTPEGFVFGFAQDLSLIAWVGLAFYWFQSWFLPISSLRWLVLCFALICSALPTIFSGTLISPKAVSDPWFKGHFIVATISVGLLSLAAMHAMLMSIQDRALHRQLAIIPNSRIAHWLEDLPPLMTMESLLFNLLYVGVALLSLTVFSGLLFSQALFGKPLVFDHKTIFALISWLLFSGLLIARWRVGLRGRVAVRWVLSAYTALLLAYVGSRFVLEVILQRA; encoded by the coding sequence ATGGAATCCTCAGCTTTTACAGGCTTGGTTCAGGCGTTTATTCTGTTGATTCTCTTGGTGCACGGTATACAGCTACATGACTCGGTCTTTACGCCAGAGGGGTTTGTATTTGGTTTTGCCCAAGACCTTTCTTTGATTGCTTGGGTCGGCCTCGCTTTTTATTGGTTTCAGTCCTGGTTTTTACCCATCTCCAGTTTGCGTTGGCTGGTTTTGTGTTTTGCGTTGATTTGCTCTGCCTTACCCACTATTTTTTCTGGCACCCTGATTTCTCCAAAGGCCGTTTCTGACCCTTGGTTTAAGGGGCACTTTATTGTTGCCACTATTTCGGTTGGCTTGTTGAGTTTGGCTGCGATGCATGCCATGTTGATGAGCATTCAGGATCGAGCATTACACCGCCAGTTGGCCATCATCCCTAATAGTCGTATAGCCCATTGGCTGGAAGATTTGCCACCTTTGATGACAATGGAAAGCTTACTGTTTAATTTGCTTTATGTAGGGGTTGCTTTACTGAGTTTGACAGTGTTTTCTGGTCTCCTATTTTCCCAAGCGCTATTTGGTAAGCCACTTGTTTTTGATCACAAGACTATCTTTGCCTTAATCTCCTGGCTGTTATTTTCTGGACTCCTGATAGCTCGTTGGCGCGTAGGTTTGCGTGGGCGCGTTGCTGTTCGTTGGGTCTTAAGTGCTTATACCGCTTTACTGCTGGCTTACGTGGGCAGCCGATTTGTTTTGGAAGTGATACTCCAGAGGGCATGA
- the ampD gene encoding 1,6-anhydro-N-acetylmuramyl-L-alanine amidase AmpD codes for MIKWLLLFAGAGVLYLWIKGKKQTKLNAKEDAKAHAERSKVTEPEAIVQCRHCSVHLPKSEAIKQEERFYCSKEHLDSLDAQGWLGSAAWRTSPNQDIRPEGVAPDLVVIHHISLPPGGFAGRNSTQFIVDFFQNKLDSSLHPYFEEIAGQKVSSHFLISRSGEVFQFVSTHNKAWHAGVSSFLGREKCNDFSIGIELEGDSGHPFEDIQYSTLAKLSSQLSAIYPNLQFAGHSDIAPGRKTDPGIQFSWQKFQANTNLPVKKLPFGLDPR; via the coding sequence TTGATTAAATGGCTTCTACTATTTGCAGGTGCAGGCGTTTTATACCTTTGGATAAAAGGGAAAAAGCAGACAAAGCTCAATGCAAAAGAGGATGCCAAGGCTCATGCTGAACGAAGCAAGGTCACTGAACCAGAGGCGATTGTTCAGTGCCGTCATTGTTCAGTGCATCTTCCAAAATCTGAAGCAATTAAACAGGAGGAGCGCTTCTATTGCTCTAAAGAGCATCTTGACAGTCTAGATGCTCAGGGTTGGCTGGGCTCGGCTGCTTGGCGAACTTCACCAAATCAAGATATTCGGCCAGAAGGCGTCGCTCCTGATTTAGTGGTGATTCATCACATCAGTCTTCCGCCCGGTGGTTTTGCAGGTCGCAACTCAACACAATTCATTGTGGATTTTTTCCAAAACAAGCTAGATTCATCGCTGCATCCATATTTTGAAGAAATTGCTGGGCAAAAGGTATCTAGCCATTTCTTGATTTCACGTAGTGGTGAGGTTTTTCAATTCGTCTCAACCCATAACAAAGCATGGCATGCTGGTGTTTCATCCTTCTTAGGTCGTGAAAAGTGCAATGATTTCTCGATTGGGATTGAGTTGGAGGGCGATAGCGGACACCCTTTTGAAGATATTCAGTACTCGACCCTGGCTAAATTAAGCTCCCAACTCAGCGCTATTTACCCCAATCTTCAATTTGCTGGACATAGCGATATTGCCCCTGGCAGAAAAACAGACCCCGGGATTCAATTTAGTTGGCAAAAGTTCCAAGCCAACACCAATCTTCCAGTCAAAAAATTACCCTTTGGTTTAGACCCTCGCTAG